From one Triticum urartu cultivar G1812 chromosome 3, Tu2.1, whole genome shotgun sequence genomic stretch:
- the LOC125547029 gene encoding UDP-glucuronate:xylan alpha-glucuronosyltransferase 1-like translates to MVHVRTLLFCREDHGADARKSRPAATSSKAGRKKKVLVLVLTVVVSVVLMFGLLKTRTLDGRILLRHRPAPVISVPRPPYAAHRRVRWDSVTASLVAAQAGSVALLNFSPAEVKRWRKLRLPGAVTVRAVRLQAVDSAVTWAALYPEWIDEDGNGTSSGSCPSLPDPEDQGGQRFDLVAVNLPCRNRNDSGRWSRDVARLHLQLSAAKLAVSVHSSHVLVVSDCLPLPNLFPCKHLLHRHGHARLYRAHAAYLLPRTRLPVGSCDLALRLPTSPTKPPTVLRRRREAYATVLHSSDAYVCGAIAVAQSIRQSGSTRDLVALVDYGSVGAEQRAGLAAAGWQVRAMDGRIRNPRAVPGTYNEWNYSKLRLWQQLTDYRRVVFVDADQLVLRNIDFLFDAPEVSATGNSRTLFNSGVMVLEPCNCTFDMLMARVRDVRSYNGGDQGFLNEVFTWWHRLPRTVNVLKYYHQQGHAAPAASAPPSPEPYLLHYLGIKPWLCFRDYDCNWNVPSLRQFANDEAHARWWAVHDRIKPRELAARFCALPKSQRSSLQYERRQAEKTNATDMHWSRPITDPRNTQQLLLPMPPTA, encoded by the coding sequence ATGGTGCATGTACGTACGTTGTTGTTTTGCAGAGAAGATCATGGCGCGGATGCGCGGAAGAGCCGGCCGGCGGCGACCTCCTCCAAGGCCGGCAGGAAGAAGAAGGTGCTGGTGCTGGTGCTGACCGTGGTGGTGTCCGTCGTGCTCATGTTCGGCCTCCTCAAGACCAGAACCCTCGACGGCCGGATATTACTCCGTCATCGTCCAGCTCCTGTGATTAGTGTTCCACGGCCTCCCTACGCCGCGCACCGGCGCGTCCGGTGGGACAGCGTCACCGCCTCCCTGGTGGCGGCGCAGGCGGGGTCGGTGGCGCTGCTCAACTTCAGCCCGGCGGAGGTGAAGCGGTGGAGGAAGCTGCGGCTACCCGGAGCAGTGACAGTCCGAGCGGTGCGGTTGCAGGCCGTGGACAGCGCCGTCACGTGGGCCGCCCTCTACCCGGAGTGGATCGACGAGGACGGTAACGGCACCAGCAGCGGCAGCTGCCCCTCACTCCCAGACCCGGAAGATCAAGGAGGCCAGCGCTTCGACCTCGTCGCCGTCAACCTCCCCTGCCGCAACCGTAACGATAGCGGCCGCTGGTCCAGGGACGTGGCCAGGCTCCATCTCCAGCTCTCCGCCGCCAAGCTCGCCGTCTCCGTCCACTCGTCACACGTCCTCGTCGTCTCGGACTGCCTCCCACTCCCCAACCTCTTCCCATGCAAGCACCTCCTCCACCGACACGGCCACGCCCGGCTCTACAGGGCTCACGCCGCCTACCTCCTCCCCCGCACCCGCCTCCCCGTCGGCTCATGCGACCTCGCCCTACGTCTTCCGACGAGTCCTACGAAGCCGCCTACAGTGCTCAGGCGGAGGCGGGAGGCGTACGCGACGGTGCTGCACTCATCGGACGCCTACGTGTGCGGCGCCATCGCGGTGGCGCAGAGCATCCGGCAGTCGGGCTCCACCAGGGACCTGGTGGCGCTGGTGGACTACGGCAGCGTCGGCGCGGAGCAGCGCGCCGGCCTGGCTGCGGCCGGGTGGCAGGTGCGCGCCATGGACGGCCGCATCCGCAACCCGCGCGCCGTGCCCGGCACGTACAACGAGTGGAACTACAGCAAGCTCCGCCTGTGGCAGCAGCTCACCGACTACCGCAGGGTCGTGTTCGTGGACGCCGACCAGCTCGTGCTGCGCAACATCGACTTCCTCTTCGACGCCCCGGAGGTGAGCGCCACCGGGAACAGCCGGACGCTCTTCAACTCGGGCGTCATGGTGCTGGAGCCCTGCAACTGCACGTTCGACATGCTCATGGCGCGCGTCCGCGACGTCCGGTCGTACAACGGCGGCGACCAGGGGTTCCTCAACGAGGTCTTCACGTGGTGGCACCGCCTGCCGCGCACCGTCAACGTCCTGAAGTACTACCACCAACAGGGCCATGCTGCTCCTGCTGCCTcggcgccgccgtcgccggagccgtACCTGCTGCACTACCTGGGCATAAAGCCGTGGCTGTGCTTCCGGGACTACGACTGCAACTGGAACGTGCCGTCGCTGCGCCAGTTCGCCAACGACGAGGCGCACGCACGGTGGTGGGCCGTGCACGACCGGATCAAGCCGAGGGAGCTCGCCGCCAGGTTCTGCGCGTTGCCGAAGAGTCAGAGGTCGTCGCTGCAGTATGAGCGGAGGCAGGCGGAGAAGACCAACGCCACCGACATGCACTGGAGCCGTCCGATCACTGACCCAAGGAACACCCAACAACTCTTGTTGCCAATGCCACCCACCGCTTGA